Genomic segment of Arvicola amphibius chromosome 7, mArvAmp1.2, whole genome shotgun sequence:
TGGTGTGGGTGTGGCCAGTCCTGTGTCGCCTTGCTGGAGGGCAGGCTGGGCCAGGCTGGACTGTGGCTCACTTCTGTTCCCAGATCTTTTCCTCAGCTACCTGTAGTGTTCAGGACCCCAGGCTCCTCATGACTCTGCTAAGCCTTCCACCTGACCCTTTCTCCTCACTTAACCAACATTCAAGCATCCATCACTACCGGTACCTGCGCTCCTTCCCCGGGGATGCCTCCCCTGAACCTAGTGGCCTCTGGCTGTGTCCTCCTTACTGTTGGGGTCCTGTGTGTGCCTAGCTCCTGCCTGTTGCTTCCTGGGACACAGCTTGGCACCTGGCAGGACCCTGCTCTGGAATGAAGGGCTGGCCTTCCCTGAGCTGTTCACTTGCCACTGAGGGACAAGAGGGCTGCTTGGGCCTCCTAGGGAATCTCCTGCAGTGCCCATAGCAGAAGGCAGGGGACCCTGCTCTGGGTTCTTTGCCTGTCCTGAGGTCACAGGTCATTAAGTCAGGATTCAGGAACCAGACACTAGGCTTCAGGGTCCCTTGCTTTGGTAGTTGTACAAAATGTCTGGGGTGCTGGACTGTCATCCAAGAAGTAGAAGTCTGGACGTTGGTAGTTGGACATTGCTTTCTCCAGAGTTTGTGCCTCACACAGTGTGGGGCTCATACCCTAGAGGCTTCCTGCCATCCAGTGCTCTCACTGctcattcttcctcttctgtcttcagaGGGGCAGAGCTGTGGTTGGTGACAGCGTGGCTGGTGACATCATGACAAGTGAGGTGATCGAAGATGAGAAACAGTTTTATTCGAAGGCCAAGACCTACTGGAAACAGATCCCGCCCACGGTGGACGGCATGCTTGGGGGGTATGGCCACATCTCCAACATCGACCTCAACAGCTCTCGGAAGTTTCTGCAGAGGTTTCTAAGGGTAGGCAGGTGTGATGTCCTCTCCAGGAGAGGCTGTGGCTCTGGTGGGGCAGTGTGGGGAGCCACTTCCACATACCACACTGCAGGTACTCTGGTCATCTCTTGGTGGCTGCCACCAAGGCCCTGAAGAGTTGGGTCAGGTGGTGATTGGGTGGGATTTGTGGACTGTGAGTTTTGTCTCTGGGCCAGGAGCCAGGAGCTGGCTGTGCACTGTGGACTCAGCCCTGTCAAAACGGAACAGTCCGGGAACAGCCCCTGCTGGGCCTAAGGGTGCTGGGCTGTGGGTGGTGACTGTCCTCCTGTGACTCCTTGTCCTGCCGCTGTCTGTGTCCTCCCTTCTCAGCCTGTTGCAGCACAGGGGTGAGCCCTGCAGGAGGCCCTTACCCTTTCTCCACACCCTCACACCCCCATCCTCCCCATGGAGCCCCCCTAACACTGTCACCCTGGGGGCTCCTGGAGCGAAGGGAGATTGGGCATCTGCTTTTCTAGCCGTCATCTCAAAGGAGAAGCTGCCTCCCCTTAGCAAGAGTCCCACTTGCCTTCCCATGATAGGCCAGTGCAGGAGCTGGACTCTGCTTCCTGGGATTCACGAGAAGGGCCCTGCAGTGGTGGTGCCTCGTGGGTCACATGCTCTCCTGTGTTTTAGGAAGGACCGAACAAAACCGGGACTTCCTGTGCCCTGGACTGTGGCGCTGGCATTGGAAGGATCACCAAGCGCCTGCTCCTGCCGCTCTTCAGGGTGGTGGACATGGTGGACGTGACTGAGGACTTTCTGGCCAAAGCCAAGACCTACCTGGGGGAAGAGGGCAAGAGGGTGCGGAACTACTTCTGCTGTGGGCTGCAGGACTTCAGTCCAGAGCCCAGCTCCTATGATGTGATCTGGATCCAGTGGGTGATAGGTGAGAGTCGCGTCACATTGCCGGTCCCCGTGCTCACCATGTCTTCCGCCACTCAGGTGCCCCGCCAGCCCTGGGAGCCTAGTTCTGCTCCCCCGGTGAGCTGGCCAGCTGAGACGCAGCTCCCTCAGTTCTCAGGACTGTGGTGAGAAACCTAACGCCAGCTGAATAACTGCATGGAGGTGGAACAATCTTAAGTGGTCACTGTTGATCT
This window contains:
- the Ntmt1 gene encoding N-terminal Xaa-Pro-Lys N-methyltransferase 1 isoform X1 codes for the protein MTSEVIEDEKQFYSKAKTYWKQIPPTVDGMLGGYGHISNIDLNSSRKFLQRFLREGPNKTGTSCALDCGAGIGRITKRLLLPLFRVVDMVDVTEDFLAKAKTYLGEEGKRVRNYFCCGLQDFSPEPSSYDVIWIQWVIGHLTDQHLAEFLRRCKQGLRPNGIIVIKDNMAQEGVILDDVDSSVCRDLEVVHRIIRSAGLSLLAEERQENLPDEIYHVYSFALR
- the Ntmt1 gene encoding N-terminal Xaa-Pro-Lys N-methyltransferase 1 isoform X3; amino-acid sequence: MRNSFIRRPRPTGNRSRPRWTACLGGPNKTGTSCALDCGAGIGRITKRLLLPLFRVVDMVDVTEDFLAKAKTYLGEEGKRVRNYFCCGLQDFSPEPSSYDVIWIQWVIGHLTDQHLAEFLRRCKQGLRPNGIIVIKDNMAQEGVILDDVDSSVCRDLEVVHRIIRSAGLSLLAEERQENLPDEIYHVYSFALR